A region of Zeugodacus cucurbitae isolate PBARC_wt_2022May chromosome 5, idZeuCucr1.2, whole genome shotgun sequence DNA encodes the following proteins:
- the LOC114804471 gene encoding pickpocket protein 28-like, giving the protein MDPSLRAHYLRAKHSTMKRYDVVIKRKVLQKRKLKKIKSILFDNFKEYCENTSIHGLKYIVNKHLFPIERLFFAIALICFVYGVAIFVGEIYEDWDYIPMLVSINPKLTRITDDPFPAVTICNLNQAYRSKAQQFSIYSFDYTIIQMLCKRDVNVTIADSITDWSNLIHLIHDISQPCSNMLLQCKYAGLEFNCTELFRPIITDNGLCCVFNMIDPKFMYRIYNTTAAKSFTNENYKYPEGYEPVDWSSEAGYPSDLPEKFIPMKSAGTGESVGISIVLDVESDQYYCSTSDSIGFKILLHNPLEVPNMREIGLLLSPGRETKIRIQPEKVESERYVRYISKNARNCLFENEQRLYVYKKYTQRNCGVECSAGWILENCGCLPHYVPKLFGNETTCGMRESNCVERIRLETMLLKNSRRNCADFCMPSCNDLSYMPSFFSAPLIHSGFENEKFAENISKAYLEKNIAVVNIFFKHTTYRSQKNSDYIGVTDFLSSIGGIISLFFGFSFISLVELIFYAFLRPLRIPFTTLKWRIVKSAKTHKLRSIQLPFRKHSVNSYGNLEQNRFHNKTALRKGNALQVKLRKQPNFGFENKNSEPWQTGMDKRY; this is encoded by the exons ATGGATCCTTCGTTGAGAGCACACTACCTGAGAGCAAAACATAGCACCATGAAGCGTTACGATGTGGTTATAAAAAGAAAAGTCttgcaaaaaagaaaactgaaaaaaatcaaGTCTATTTTATTCGATAATTTTAAGGAGTATTGCGAAAATACATCGATCCATGGACTAAAATATATAGTGAATAAACATTTGTTTCCTATTGAacg GTTATTCTTTGCTATAGCACTGATCTGCTTTGTCTATGGAGTAGCTATCTTCGTGGGCGAAATCTATGAAGACTGGGACTATATCCCTATGCTTGTAAGTATCAATCCGAAGCTTACGAGAATTACAGACGATCCATTTCCGGCGGTTACCATCTGTAATCTAAATCAAGCTTATAGGTCAAAGGCTCAACAATTTTCAAt CTATTCGTTTGATTATACCATAATACAAATGCTCTGCAAGCGCGATGTTAACGTTACTATTGCTGATAGCATTACGGATTGGAGTAatttgatacatttaattcatgAC atctCTCAGCCGTGCAGTAATATGTTATTGCAATGTAAGTACGCCGGATTAGAATTCAATTGCACTGAACTTTTTCGACCTATCATCACCGACAATGGATTATGTTGCGTCTTTAATATGATTGATCCGAAGTTCATGTACCGAAT TTACAACACCACAGCGGCGAAATCGTTTACTAATGAGAATTACAAATATCCCGAAGGGTATGAGCCAGTTGACTGGAGTTCAGAGGCAGGATATCCAAGCGATTTACCCGAAAAATTCATACCAATGAAAAGTGCAGGAACCGGTGAGAGTGTGGGAATCAGCATTGTCCTTGATGTTGAAAGCGATCAATATTACTGTTCGACATCGGATAGCATCGGTTTTAAAATCCTACTACACAACCCGCTCGAAGTGCCGAACATGCGCGAAATTGGTCTTTTACTCTCGCCGGGACGTGAGACGAAGATTCGTATCCAACCCGAAAAAGTCGAATCTGAAAGATACGTTCGTTACATCAGCAAAAATGCACGAAATTGCTTATTCGAAAACGAGCAGCGTCTGTATGTTTATAAGAAGTATACACAACGCAATTGTGGTGTCGAATGTAGTGCTGGCTGgattttagaaaattgtggCTGTCTGCCACATTATGTACCAAAGTTATTTGGCAATGAAACCACTTGTGGCATGCGTGAGTCCAATTGCGTTGAACGCATTCGCTTAGAAACAATGCTATTAAAGAACTCGAGAAGGAATTGTGCCGATTTCTGCATGCCATCATGCAATGATCTCTCCTATATGCCATCATTCTTCTCTGCACCACTAATTCATTCGGGATTTGAAAATGAGAAATTCGCTGAAAATATTAGTAAAGCTTATCTGGAGAAAAATATTGCTGTCgtgaatattttctttaaacataCCACTTATAGAAGTCAGAAGAACTCGGACTATATTGGAGTAACTGATTTTTTAT CAAGCATTGGCGGTATAATAAGCCTTTTCTTTGGCTTCAGCTTCATCTCCTTAGTTGAGCTgattttttatgcgtttttaaGGCCCCTTCGAATTCCATTTACAACACTGAAATGGCGAATTGTGAAGTCGGCGAAAACACATAAGCTAAGATCTATCCAACTCCCATTTAGAAAACATTCGGTTAATTCCTATGGTAATTTGGAGCAAAATCGTTTCCATAATAAAACTGCCCTTCGAAAGGGCAATGCTTTGCAAGTGAAATTGCGAAAACAACCAAATTTCGgattcgaaaacaaaaattcgGAACCATGGCAAACAGGTATGGATAAAAGGTATTGA
- the LOC105216473 gene encoding pickpocket protein 28-like, which yields MAVTNKKLFVVTYQQSKRKFKSTFRQNISEFLQNSTIHGLRYTNQQDLSIFERFSKEYSFVKLLCKMEPNITVLDGVKDWSSINDFILNTSQSCERMLLKCTFGGVEYNCTELFHPVIMDEGFCCTFNTLNPVYKYSNISTSINYNKTYPPNVKPVDWSLEKGYQEPLPKYYSPMRSIGFGQTLGLNIILNVERDEYYCASGKSAGFKVTIHNPGDEPNIHETGLLLAPGLESFIRIIPTHLEADRKLRGLSRQLRNCVFESELKLSVFSHYSYVNCMYECRTKTTLSVCGCVASHMVTENSSLRICGYKDFLCVQEIKYLLKNKRFDNPCSQRCWSSCFSKKFKIDIFSANLKKSLMEQTHTVVANMTDTYVEKNIAIANFYHKRYAYESTKQSPFIDSIDVLCKLGLGI from the exons ATGGCTGTCACGAATAAGAAGCTTTTCGTTGTCACATACCAGCAGAGTAAACGGAAGTTTAAATCTACTTTCAGACAAAATATAAGTGAATTCTTACAAAATTCAACAATCCATGGCTTACGCTACACTAATCAACAAGATTTAAGTATCTTTGAGAG ATTTTCTAAGGAATATTCATTCGTAAAACTCCTGTGTAAAATGGAACCAAATATAACCGTATTGGATGGCGTTAAGGATTGGAGTTCaattaatgattttattttaaat acATCACAATCTTGTGAACGTATGTTACTGAAATGTACTTTTGGAGGCGTGGAATACAATTGCACAGAACTCTTCCATCCCGTTATAATGGACGAAGGATTTTGTTGTACATTCAATACATTGAATCCAGtctacaaatattcaaatat ATCAACATCTATCAATTATAACAAAACATATCCACCAAACGTCAAGCCCGTGGATTGGTCTTTGGAAAAAGGATATCAGGAACCCTTACCCAAATATTACTCACCGATGAGGTCCATCGGTTTTGGACAAACACTtggcttaaatattattttaaatgtggAAAGAGATGAGTATTATTGCGCATCGGGGAAAAGTGCCGGTTTCAAAGTCACAATTCACAATCCCGGAGATGAACCAAACATACACGAAACTGGTTTACTGCTTGCACCTGGTCTTGAGTCATTCATTCGTATTATCCCTACCCATCTGGAGGCTGATAGAAAGTTGCGTGGTTTAAGTCGCCAATTAAGAAATTGTGTTTTCGAAAGCGAATTGAAGTTATCAGTATTTTCCCACTACTCGTACGTGAATTGTATGTACGAGTGCAGAACGAAAACAACACTTTCGGTTTGCGGTTGCGTCGCATCTCATATGGTAACGGAAAATTCGAGTTTGAGAATATGTGGTTACAAAGATTTCCTTTGTGTACAAGAGATTAAGTACTTATTGAAAAATAAGAGGTTTGACAATCCATGTAGTCAACGGTGTTGGAGCAGctgtttttcaaaaaagttcaaaattgatatattttcagCCAACTTGAAGAAGTCATTAATGGAGCAAACACACACTGTCGTTGCGAATATGACTGATACTTATGTGGAGAAAAATATTGCGATTGCTAACTTTTATCACAAGCGATATGCTTATGAAAGTACGAAACAGTCGCCGTTCATTGACTCGATTGATGTGTTATGTAAGTTAGGTTTaggaatttaa